A section of the Streptomyces xinghaiensis S187 genome encodes:
- a CDS encoding GH1 family beta-glucosidase, whose amino-acid sequence MQDEQTAVAPEAEPRVAAFPTGFLWGVATSAYQIEGAADADGRGQSIWDTFAHTPGRVVAGDTGDVAADHYHRYPEDVALMSELGLGAYRFSVSWPRIQADGSGPGNARGLDFYQRLVDSLLERGIEPAVTLYHWDLPQALEDKGGWLNRDTAYRFAEYAGIMREALGDRVKLWTTLNEPWCAAFLGYGEGKHAPGVQDPPASLRAAHHLLLAHGLAVPALRAAAPGPVEIGTTLNFYPVSSASDAPADLDAAHRIDILQNRLFLDPVMQGGYPADIRAHLERVCGTEHILDGDEALIGAPIDFLGVNYYTSYHVAGGGEPAEGPGSCWPGAEDVRFLSCGRPLTDIGWEIDAQGLRTMLERINSDYPGIKIMITENGAAYDDPVTPDGKVHDEDRIAYVDAHLRATHEAIANGVDVRGYFLWSLLDNFEWAEGYAKRFGIVHVDFDSQLRTPKDSALWYGGVALRNGLSDGGDG is encoded by the coding sequence ATGCAGGATGAACAGACCGCTGTGGCACCGGAGGCAGAGCCTCGGGTCGCCGCCTTCCCGACCGGCTTCCTCTGGGGTGTGGCCACTTCCGCCTACCAGATCGAGGGTGCCGCGGACGCGGACGGCCGCGGACAGTCCATCTGGGACACCTTCGCGCATACTCCCGGACGGGTCGTCGCCGGTGACACCGGCGACGTGGCCGCGGACCACTATCATCGCTACCCCGAGGACGTCGCCCTCATGTCCGAACTCGGGCTGGGCGCCTACCGGTTCTCGGTCTCGTGGCCCCGCATCCAGGCGGACGGCTCCGGCCCGGGGAACGCCCGGGGTCTGGACTTCTACCAGCGTCTGGTGGACTCGCTCCTGGAGCGCGGCATCGAGCCGGCGGTCACCCTCTACCACTGGGATCTCCCGCAGGCCCTGGAGGACAAGGGCGGCTGGCTGAACCGGGACACGGCCTACCGGTTCGCCGAGTACGCCGGGATCATGCGCGAGGCGCTCGGTGACCGGGTCAAGCTGTGGACCACGCTCAACGAGCCCTGGTGCGCGGCCTTCCTCGGGTACGGGGAGGGCAAGCACGCCCCGGGCGTCCAGGACCCGCCGGCCTCCCTGCGCGCCGCCCACCACCTGCTGCTCGCCCACGGGCTGGCCGTGCCGGCGCTGCGCGCCGCGGCACCCGGGCCGGTGGAGATCGGCACCACGCTCAACTTCTACCCGGTGTCGTCCGCCTCGGACGCCCCGGCGGACCTGGACGCGGCCCACCGCATCGACATCCTGCAGAACCGCCTCTTCCTCGACCCGGTGATGCAGGGCGGCTACCCGGCCGACATCCGCGCACACCTGGAGCGGGTCTGCGGCACGGAGCACATCCTGGACGGCGACGAGGCCCTGATCGGGGCGCCGATCGACTTCCTCGGCGTCAACTACTACACCTCGTACCACGTGGCGGGGGGCGGCGAGCCCGCCGAGGGCCCCGGCTCCTGCTGGCCCGGCGCGGAGGACGTGCGGTTCCTGTCCTGCGGCCGTCCGCTGACGGACATCGGCTGGGAGATCGACGCCCAGGGGCTGCGCACCATGCTGGAGCGGATCAACAGCGACTATCCCGGCATCAAGATCATGATCACCGAGAACGGTGCCGCCTACGACGATCCGGTCACGCCCGACGGCAAGGTCCACGACGAGGACCGGATCGCCTACGTGGACGCGCATCTGCGGGCCACGCACGAGGCCATCGCGAACGGTGTGGACGTGCGCGGCTACTTCCTCTGGTCGCTGCTCGACAACTTCGAGTGGGCCGAGGGCTACGCCAAGCGCTTCGGCATCGTCCACGTCGACTTCGACAGCCAGCTGCGCACACCCAAGGACAGCGCCCTCTGGTACGGCGGGGTGGCCCTGCGCAACGGCCTCTCCGACGGCGGGGACGGCTGA